The following are encoded together in the Glycine max cultivar Williams 82 chromosome 8, Glycine_max_v4.0, whole genome shotgun sequence genome:
- the LOC100817766 gene encoding protein SCO1 homolog 2, mitochondrial codes for MPIPRFMLFSSQHRSTAAALALLRRCVPSTTTQSVRYSKSTSHGKTKHYLHPVFQPESSSASQVSRSWGAYVVPAAVLGFAGLAAFFHYNDERRAVPKGHQGGGLRNVANGPIIGGPFTLINTEKQAITERNFLGNWVLLYFGYTSSPDLGPEQVQIMANAIDILESKQNLKILPVFVSIDPQRDTPSQLRAYLKEFDSRIIGLTGPVAAIRQMAQEYRVYFKKVEEDGNDYLVDCSHNMYLLNPKLEVTRCFGVEYSAEELSEAIVKELNRNPS; via the exons ATGCCTATTCCTAGGTTTATGCTCTTTTCATCCCAGCATCGCTCCACTGCTGCGGCCCTCGCTCTTCTTCGAAG GTGCGTTCCCTCTACGACAACTCAATCTGTTAGGTATTCAAAATCAacaagtcacggtaaaacaaaACATTATCTTCATCCTGTATTCCAACCAGAATCCAGCTCCGCCTCCCAGGTTTCTCGCTCATGGGGtgcctatgttgtt CCAGCTGCTGTTCTTGGATTTGCTGGGCTTGCAGCTTTTTTTCACTATAATGATGAGAGAAGAGCGGTTCCCAAAG GTCATCAGGGTGGTGGCCTCAGAAATGTTGCCAATGGACCCATAATTGGGGGTCCATTTACACTAATTAATACAGAGAAACAAGCAATTACAGAACGTAATTTTCTTGGGAATTGGGTCCTCCTCTACTTTGGTTATACCTCATCCCCCGATCTTGGGCCAGAGCAAGTCCAAATTATGGCCAACGCAATTGATATATTAG AATCAAAACAGAATCTCAAGATTCTACCAGTATTTGTTTCCATTGATCCTCAACGTGATACTCCCTCACAACTTCGTGCTTACCTTAAAG AGTTTGATTCAAGAATCATAGGATTAACTGGACCTGTTGCAGCTATTAGGCAGATGGCTCAAGAATATCGTGTTTACTTTAAAAAGGTAGAAGAGGATGGCAATGATTATCTTGTTGACTGTTCCCACAACAT GTATTTGCTGAATCCTAAATTGGAGGTTACGAGATGCTTTGGAGTCGAGTATAGTGCAGAGGAGTTGTCAGAAGCGATAGTGAAAGAGCTGAACAGAAACCCCTCTTGA
- the LOC102666199 gene encoding transcription factor mef2A — MDSANTSGSLQSSSGADEEYDSRAESSPLSMFLTNQPQPQPPPSQVAPFIPPPHQQLQHHQNTHMFDPLSNYLDPIPQSSASLLNLDVMWSKQVRSEPNQTDLVSLIPHNQAFVSSQTRGNNSGAFPTLPPESGSRGLMLSVSAANNDQIQTHTNNSSSNMVRNPKKRSRASRRAPTTVLTTDTTNFRAMVQEFTGIPAQPFTSSSFPRTRLDLFASAATPTLMRSNVNVNPLDPPTQPPYLLRPFAQKLQLRSLHPFPPSFSNTFLPPSTNSSTNSTSINYQQQQQQLSEHFGFVKQPLNFNNTTPDNSTLEAYHQLKHHLGNSSSVLVSRTQQHHSLEIPPNLKNGVFEELGLRHDHVNTDLGCLHQSMVSSTSVGVGALSSGNNNNNNLSNATNSSTEWAQRTGTITNNDCDHGGGGALSGTINYSDTNGKVHYSASSSDFHGEKGPDFTVTATRTQGMVESWINCSSD; from the coding sequence ATGGATTCGGCAAACACCAGCGGGAGCTTGCAATCCTCAAGCGGCGCTGATGAAGAGTACGATTCACGCGCAGAATCATCACCACTCTCTATGTTCTTAACCAACCAACCTCAACCACAACCACCACCAAGCCAAGTTGCTCCCTTTATTCCACCACCACATCAACAACTACAACACCACCAAAACACCCACATGTTCGACCCTTTATCAAACTACTTGGATCCGATCCCACAAAGTTCAGCATCACTGTTAAACCTTGACGTGATGTGGTCGAAACAAGTGAGATCCGAACCAAACCAAACGGATCTTGTTAGCTTGATACCtcataaccaagcttttgtgtCAAGTCAAACACGAGGGAACAATAGTGGTGCTTTTCCTACTTTGCCTCCAGAGAGTGGTTCCCGAGGACTAATGCTTTCAGTGTCAGCCGCAAAcaatgatcaaattcaaacccacaccaacaacagcagcagcaacatGGTTCGAAACCCGAAGAAACGGTCAAGAGCTTCTAGGCGTGCACCTACCACTGTGCTAACCACAGACACCACCAATTTCCGAGCCATGGTTCAGGAATTTACTGGCATCCCAGCACAACCCTTCACATCCTCGTCTTTCCCGAGAACCAGGTTGGATCTCTTTGCTTCCGCCGCAACACCAACTTTGATGAGATCCAACGTTAACGTTAACCCTTTGGACCCTCCAACACAACCTCCTTATCTTCTTCGCCCCTTTGCACAAAAACTCCAACTTCGAAGTCTTCACCCGTTTCCCCCCTCCTTTTCCAATACCTTCTTACCTCCTTCAACAAACTCTTCCACTAATTCAACTTCCATTAattaccaacaacaacaacaacaactatctgaACATTTCGGCTTTGTGAAACAGCCTCTCAACTTTAACAACACAACCCCAGACAATAGTACTCTCGAAGCATATCATCAGCTCAAGCACCATCTTGGCAACTCTTCTTCTGTTCTCGTCTCCAGAACACAACAACACCACTCCTTGGAAATTCCGCCGAATCTCAAAAATGGTGTGTTTGAAGAACTGGGACTGAGACACGACCATGTTAACACCGACCTCGGATGTCTTCATCAGAGCATGGTTTCGTCAACATCAGTTGGAGTGGGAGCATTGTCAAGtggaaacaacaacaacaataacttgAGTAATGCTACTAATTCTTCAACGGAATGGGCCCAGAGAACGGGCACCATTACCAACAATGATTGCGATCACGGAGGAGGAGGAGCTCTCAGTGGCACTATCAACTACAGTGACACTAATGGCAAAGTACACTACTCAGCTTCTTCATCGGATTTTCATGGAGAGAAGGGGCCAGACTTCACTGTAACTGCAACCAGAACTCAAGGAATGGTGGAGTCCTGGATTAATTGTTCTTCTGATTAA